The Lycium ferocissimum isolate CSIRO_LF1 chromosome 10, AGI_CSIRO_Lferr_CH_V1, whole genome shotgun sequence genome window below encodes:
- the LOC132034063 gene encoding LOW QUALITY PROTEIN: non-classical arabinogalactan protein 31-like (The sequence of the model RefSeq protein was modified relative to this genomic sequence to represent the inferred CDS: inserted 1 base in 1 codon): MGFVPTKSLGFVLALLLITSFTVLGQNVDGIVTSELAPHSLVSFPPVEAPKAHKGGHHHHHHHKHSQAPASSPTHSSPTPTPTPSSSPVKPPSPPVKSPTPPAHSPVKPPSPLPTRKFVGVRGVVYCKSCKYRGVNTLLGASPIQGAVVKLACNNTKYHLTSLATTDKNGYFFIQPKWLTTAGYHKCKVXLAKSPKPECSVPTNFHNGQTGAMLTPAPPSPMTSSKPVVDKEPGVKLFDVGPFAFEPSKNLPCK, encoded by the exons atgggttTTGTTCCAACAAAGTCCCTTGGTTTTGTTCTTGCTTTACTACTAATTACTTCATTCACAGTTCTTGGCCAAAATGTTGATGGCATTGTCACTTCAGAACTAGCCCCTCATTCACTTGTTAGCTTCCCACCTGTTGAAGCCCCAAAGGCTCATAAAGGTggccatcaccaccaccaccaccacaaacACTCTCAAGCCCCAGCTTCTTCTCCAACTCACTCTtcaccaacaccaacaccaacaccatCATCATCACCAGTTAAGCCACCATCTCCACCAGttaaatcaccaactccaccagcTCATTCACCAGTAAAGCCACCATCTCCACTTCCAACAAGGAAGTTTGTAGGTGTTAGAGGAGTTGTTTACTGCAAATCTTGCAAGTATAGAGGTGTTAATACCCTCTTGGGAGCTTCTCCAATTCAGG GAGCTGTGGTGAAGCTGGCATGCAACAACACAAAGTACCACTTAACAAGCCTAGCCACAACAGACAAGAATGGTTACTTCTTCATCCAACCAAAGTGGTTGACTACAGCAGGCTACCACAAGTGCAAGG TTCTAGCAAAATCACCAAAACCAGAATGCAGTGTCCCAACAAATTTCCACAATGGTCAAACTGGAGCCATGTTGACCCCTGCACCCCCATCTCCCATGACATCATCAAAACCAGTGGTGGATAAAGAGCCTGGGGTTAAGCTCTTTGATGTTGGCCCTTTTGCTTTTGAACCCTCAAAGAATCTGCCCTGCAAGTGA